The proteins below are encoded in one region of Clostridium estertheticum:
- a CDS encoding ABC transporter ATP-binding protein translates to MEFLKIENLCKIYGKGENQVTALDHVSLTIEKGEFTAIIGSSGSGKSTLLHIIGGVDVPTSGKVYLDGQDVYAKNNEKLAIFRRRQVGLIYQFHNLIPTLTVVENITLPILMDKRKVNEERLNDLLELLGLKDRKTHLPNQLSGGQQQRVSIGRALMNAPAVMLADEPTGSLDSRNGHEIIKLLKESNKKYSQTLLLVTHDENIAMQADRIIGISDGKVVRDERVRP, encoded by the coding sequence ATGGAGTTTTTAAAAATTGAAAATTTATGCAAAATCTACGGCAAGGGCGAAAACCAAGTTACCGCGCTTGACCATGTTTCGCTTACAATCGAAAAGGGGGAGTTTACTGCAATCATAGGCTCCTCAGGCTCAGGCAAATCCACATTGCTTCACATCATCGGCGGCGTGGACGTGCCGACAAGCGGAAAGGTATATTTGGACGGTCAGGATGTATATGCCAAAAACAATGAAAAACTCGCAATCTTCCGCAGGCGGCAGGTCGGACTGATTTACCAGTTTCACAACCTCATTCCTACCCTAACTGTGGTGGAAAATATCACCTTGCCTATCCTGATGGACAAGCGCAAGGTCAACGAGGAACGTCTGAATGACTTGCTCGAACTGCTTGGTCTAAAAGACCGCAAAACGCATTTACCCAATCAGCTTTCGGGCGGTCAGCAACAGCGCGTTTCCATAGGACGCGCGTTGATGAACGCCCCCGCGGTCATGCTTGCCGACGAACCTACGGGCAGTTTGGACAGCCGAAATGGACATGAAATCATTAAGCTGCTGAAAGAAAGCAATAAAAAATATAGTCAGACCCTGCTCCTCGTCACGCATGACGAAAATATTGCCATGCAAGCAGACCGAATTATCGGTATATCAGATGGAAAAGTAGTGCGAGACGAGAGGGTGAGACCATGA
- a CDS encoding sensor histidine kinase has translation MLRNREFRQFVILFSLMATAAVMLGFAINTAAGILAIVSVVAFGTAFFAFTKARYKSIARISDQIDLVLHNADHLYIGESDEGELSILHSEITKMTLRIREQNDVLKKEKEHLADSLADIAHQLRTPLTSVNLILSLLANNPDENQRKTFVRETEELLVRMDWLITSLLKLSRLDAGIVVFKSEQIDANNLISAALRPFLIPMELHDIDFQIDAPKGMIIQGDSGWLSEAIQNILKNCMESAGENGKIEIICTDNLLFTEIAIHDSGGGFEKEDLPCLFDRFYRGKNPNATGYGIGLSLCKMIITRQGGTITAKNHQQGGAIFAIRFPK, from the coding sequence ATGCTTCGGAATAGAGAGTTTCGGCAGTTTGTCATTTTATTCTCCTTAATGGCCACCGCCGCTGTAATGCTGGGATTTGCAATAAATACTGCGGCGGGAATACTTGCCATTGTTTCTGTCGTCGCCTTTGGCACAGCGTTTTTCGCGTTTACCAAAGCTCGATACAAAAGCATTGCACGGATTTCAGATCAAATCGATCTTGTGCTTCATAATGCTGACCATCTGTATATTGGTGAATCGGACGAGGGCGAACTTTCCATTCTGCACAGCGAGATAACAAAAATGACATTGCGCATTCGGGAGCAAAACGACGTGCTGAAAAAAGAAAAAGAACATCTTGCCGATTCCTTGGCCGACATAGCCCACCAACTCCGAACCCCGCTCACATCCGTTAACCTCATTCTGTCATTGTTAGCGAATAACCCTGATGAAAACCAGCGGAAAACATTTGTGCGGGAAACAGAGGAATTGCTTGTGCGGATGGATTGGCTGATTACTTCCCTATTGAAATTATCACGCTTGGACGCGGGCATTGTGGTGTTCAAAAGCGAGCAGATAGATGCAAACAACTTGATAAGCGCCGCGCTTCGCCCGTTTCTAATCCCAATGGAACTGCACGATATTGATTTTCAAATAGATGCACCAAAAGGGATGATTATTCAAGGCGATTCAGGTTGGCTTTCGGAAGCAATTCAAAACATCCTCAAAAATTGCATGGAGAGCGCAGGCGAGAACGGGAAGATTGAGATTATTTGCACGGACAACCTACTATTTACCGAGATTGCCATCCACGATAGCGGCGGGGGCTTTGAAAAAGAAGATTTACCCTGCCTGTTTGACAGGTTTTATCGTGGAAAAAACCCAAACGCTACAGGATACGGGATTGGACTTTCTCTCTGCAAGATGATTATAACACGGCAGGGAGGGACGATTACCGCAAAAAATCACCAGCAGGGCGGCGCGATATTTGCCATTCGTTTCCCAAAGTGA
- a CDS encoding response regulator transcription factor, with protein sequence MKRIFLVEDDKAIAKNLVLLLRSEGFTVTHVPTRSKAIEALAGNKFDLALIDISLPDGNGFTVCTEIKETQDVPVIFLTASGDEASVVTGLNMGADDYITKPFRPRELIARIRTALRKSGRSGAAFEIRGLYVDTASGVVKKSGNEVFLSALEYRLLLVFIGSPKSIITRGRLLDELWDAAGEFVNDNTLTVYIKRLREKIENNPASPQIILTVRGTGYRLGCEHASE encoded by the coding sequence ATGAAACGTATATTTTTGGTTGAGGACGATAAGGCAATCGCTAAAAACCTTGTGCTTTTGCTCCGCTCGGAGGGATTTACAGTCACTCACGTCCCTACGCGGAGTAAAGCCATTGAAGCACTTGCTGGGAATAAATTTGACTTGGCGTTGATTGATATTTCTTTGCCTGATGGAAATGGCTTTACAGTTTGCACGGAAATCAAAGAAACGCAAGATGTTCCCGTTATCTTTCTGACGGCTTCCGGCGACGAAGCAAGTGTTGTTACAGGACTGAACATGGGCGCAGATGACTATATCACCAAGCCTTTTCGTCCGCGTGAATTGATTGCGCGAATTAGAACCGCCCTGCGAAAAAGCGGGCGTTCTGGGGCGGCTTTTGAAATCCGCGGGCTTTATGTCGATACGGCAAGTGGCGTTGTGAAAAAAAGCGGCAACGAGGTTTTCCTTTCAGCATTAGAATACCGCTTGCTCTTAGTGTTTATTGGAAGCCCCAAAAGTATTATCACGAGGGGCAGGCTACTTGACGAATTGTGGGATGCGGCGGGTGAGTTTGTTAATGATAATACATTGACCGTGTACATCAAACGCTTACGGGAGAAGATAGAGAACAACCCAGCAAGCCCGCAAATAATTCTGACCGTTCGCGGGACAGGGTATAGATTGGGGTGCGAGCATGCTTCGGAATAG
- a CDS encoding YdcF family protein has product MIICTGAAVANNYVEADIIAQTLIELEVPNCSIIREKLAKGTYENLVNSKKIMKDRGLRTAVIVSSPWHLRKASSYAFRLEINHTVEKSKFPHEYLIIVVRF; this is encoded by the coding sequence GTGATTATTTGCACTGGTGCGGCAGTCGCTAATAACTATGTTGAGGCAGATATCATAGCACAAACCTTGATTGAATTAGAAGTGCCTAATTGCAGTATAATCCGTGAAAAACTTGCAAAGGGTACATATGAAAACTTAGTAAACTCAAAGAAAATTATGAAAGATAGAGGATTGAGAACAGCAGTTATTGTATCATCGCCTTGGCATTTACGAAAAGCCAGTTCGTATGCTTTTAGACTTGAAATTAACCATACAGTAGAAAAATCTAAATTTCCTCATGAATACCTAATAATAGTAGTTCGTTTTTGA
- a CDS encoding accessory Sec system translocase SecA2 yields the protein MAKSMLKKIEDLSSKAEYNDYKKIVDEINHIKFNSLNKEKLLYKSIELKIKVSQGVCIDEIMIQAFALVKKAIRIALGFEAYDEQIIAGIAMHRGRLIEMQTGEGKTIAAVFPAYLNALSGLGCHILTFNDYLAARDAVWMGPIYEMLGLTVGFVQDNMKTQDKQKAYLCDVTYITAKVAGFDYLRDSICYEKSECIQRPFNFVIVDEADSIIIDEAKIPFVIAAGGYQNDNTLSPTMDIIKGLKPKIHYDKDEYERNAFLTEIGLNLVEAQLCCDNLYSDENIKLLNEVHNTLYAEVILKKDIDYIVRDNKIEMVDEFTGRIAENRHWPDQIQEALEAKEKLEFKSKGRIMNQITLQSFIMLYKKVAGMTATAMDSAEEISEFYGLEVFVIPSHVPCNRIDYPDVIFTHKEAKYKALINEITRVHATGQPILIGNSSVLESDYLALKLKKIGIECQILNAKNDELEAEIIEQAGVIGAVTVSTNMAGRGADIKLGGTKCESRDKVIALGGLYVIGTNRYESRRIDKQLRGRAGRQGDVGMFRFFISLEDDLIKKYGIDKIIPAYIRPKNQEEPIDDPRIARKIDQVQRIIQGQNSDLRRALWKYSSLLESHRLQVYRRRLEILEDIDPLNVLENENQKLYEKLNTLFGEKCINKLEKQVALYNIDESFANYLAEVVIIQEGINLNIIGGKNPLRVLQRETNLCFNSLQQDILENILIDFTNMELSESGLLSLHERIEPPTSTWTYLVKDNAIMDSLSSILTGSLGGGSVHIATFAGAPIVSIIGFIKKNSISIRNKFKFK from the coding sequence ATGGCAAAGAGTATGTTAAAAAAGATTGAAGATTTATCTAGTAAAGCTGAATACAATGACTATAAAAAGATTGTAGATGAGATAAATCATATTAAATTTAACTCTTTAAACAAGGAGAAACTTTTATATAAATCAATAGAACTGAAAATAAAGGTTTCACAAGGAGTTTGTATTGATGAAATAATGATACAAGCCTTCGCACTTGTAAAAAAAGCAATTAGAATCGCCTTAGGCTTTGAGGCTTATGATGAGCAAATAATAGCTGGTATTGCAATGCATAGAGGAAGGCTTATTGAAATGCAGACCGGGGAAGGTAAAACAATAGCTGCAGTATTTCCTGCATATCTAAATGCACTTTCTGGCCTTGGTTGCCACATTCTTACTTTTAATGATTATCTTGCAGCTCGTGACGCAGTGTGGATGGGTCCAATATATGAAATGCTTGGGCTTACGGTAGGTTTTGTGCAGGATAATATGAAAACGCAGGATAAACAAAAGGCTTATTTATGTGATGTTACTTATATAACAGCAAAAGTAGCTGGATTTGATTATCTAAGAGACTCAATTTGTTATGAAAAAAGCGAATGTATCCAGCGTCCCTTTAATTTTGTTATTGTGGATGAAGCGGACTCTATAATAATTGATGAAGCAAAAATACCATTTGTAATTGCAGCAGGAGGATATCAAAATGATAATACTCTTTCGCCGACTATGGATATTATAAAAGGGCTGAAACCTAAAATTCATTATGACAAGGATGAGTATGAAAGAAATGCATTTCTAACAGAAATAGGATTAAACCTTGTGGAAGCGCAACTATGTTGTGATAATCTATACTCTGATGAAAATATTAAATTGCTTAATGAAGTACATAATACACTTTATGCAGAAGTTATATTAAAAAAGGACATAGATTATATTGTACGAGATAATAAAATTGAAATGGTAGATGAATTTACTGGGCGTATAGCAGAAAATAGGCATTGGCCAGATCAGATTCAAGAAGCTCTTGAGGCTAAGGAAAAACTTGAGTTTAAATCCAAGGGGAGAATTATGAATCAGATAACTCTTCAAAGTTTTATTATGCTTTATAAAAAAGTTGCTGGAATGACAGCCACAGCTATGGATTCTGCTGAGGAGATTAGCGAGTTTTATGGGCTTGAAGTGTTTGTTATCCCTTCACATGTACCTTGCAACAGAATAGATTATCCAGATGTAATCTTCACTCATAAGGAAGCAAAGTATAAGGCTTTAATAAATGAGATTACAAGAGTACATGCAACTGGGCAACCTATTTTAATTGGAAATTCAAGTGTATTGGAATCAGATTACTTGGCACTAAAATTAAAAAAGATTGGTATTGAGTGCCAGATCTTAAATGCTAAAAATGATGAGCTAGAAGCAGAAATCATTGAACAGGCAGGCGTAATAGGTGCAGTTACTGTTTCAACTAATATGGCTGGAAGAGGTGCTGACATAAAATTAGGTGGAACAAAATGCGAAAGTAGAGATAAGGTTATTGCCTTAGGTGGATTGTACGTTATTGGGACAAATAGATACGAGAGTAGGCGTATTGATAAGCAACTTAGAGGTAGGGCTGGTCGTCAAGGTGATGTTGGCATGTTCAGGTTCTTTATAAGCTTAGAAGACGATTTGATTAAAAAGTATGGGATTGATAAGATAATCCCTGCATATATTAGACCAAAAAATCAAGAAGAACCAATTGATGACCCTAGAATAGCACGTAAGATAGACCAGGTACAGAGAATTATTCAAGGTCAGAATTCTGATTTACGTAGAGCTCTATGGAAATACTCTTCATTATTAGAAAGTCATCGGCTCCAGGTATACCGTAGGCGGTTGGAGATACTAGAGGATATTGATCCCCTTAATGTTCTAGAAAATGAAAATCAAAAACTTTATGAAAAATTAAATACACTATTTGGTGAAAAATGTATAAATAAACTTGAAAAACAAGTGGCTTTATATAATATAGATGAAAGCTTTGCTAATTACCTGGCTGAGGTAGTCATTATTCAAGAGGGTATAAATTTAAACATCATTGGCGGTAAAAACCCTCTTAGGGTACTTCAAAGAGAAACAAATTTATGCTTTAATTCTTTGCAGCAGGACATATTAGAAAATATTTTAATAGATTTTACCAATATGGAATTATCAGAAAGTGGACTCTTAAGTTTACACGAGCGAATAGAACCACCTACCTCGACTTGGACTTATCTTGTTAAAGACAATGCTATTATGGATTCGCTTAGTTCGATACTAACCGGAAGTTTAGGTGGTGGAAGTGTTCATATTGCAACATTTGCAGGAGCCCCTATTGTATCTATAATAGGATTCATTAAAAAAAATTCAATATCTATAAGAAATAAATTTAAATTCAAATAA
- a CDS encoding DUF2178 domain-containing protein translates to MNTRQIKTTFFYGMIALWGLVFIIVGAIFQNDGVIYYRMLRVGFELIAVGIVFLLGALKLQRDEKNDKASQQFNNAISDERNQFIAGKSASITTDVMLVLGMIAGCVLSFFGMNNYAYIIVGYIFINSILQLGVGIYLRSKF, encoded by the coding sequence ATGAATACGAGACAAATTAAAACGACTTTTTTCTATGGTATGATTGCTTTATGGGGTCTAGTATTTATAATAGTAGGGGCTATATTTCAGAATGACGGTGTAATTTATTATAGAATGCTCAGAGTTGGGTTTGAGTTAATTGCAGTTGGAATTGTATTTTTGTTAGGTGCACTTAAACTACAGCGCGATGAAAAAAATGATAAAGCTTCACAACAATTTAATAATGCAATTTCAGATGAGAGAAACCAGTTTATAGCTGGTAAATCAGCTAGTATCACAACGGATGTAATGCTAGTTTTGGGAATGATAGCAGGTTGCGTACTTTCTTTTTTTGGAATGAATAATTATGCTTATATAATTGTTGGATATATATTCATAAATAGCATCTTACAACTTGGAGTTGGCATATATTTGCGTAGTAAATTTTGA
- a CDS encoding helix-turn-helix transcriptional regulator, which produces MKNRLEELRKQRGVKQEELAEILQVSRQTIGSLENGRYNPSIILAFKIARYFKMNVEEIFIYEESNI; this is translated from the coding sequence ATGAAAAATAGACTTGAAGAGTTAAGAAAACAGAGAGGGGTTAAGCAAGAAGAATTAGCAGAAATTTTGCAAGTATCAAGACAAACAATAGGTTCGCTTGAAAATGGAAGATATAATCCATCTATTATTCTTGCTTTTAAAATTGCAAGATATTTTAAAATGAATGTTGAAGAAATTTTTATATATGAGGAGAGTAATATATGA
- a CDS encoding flavodoxin family protein, which produces MKAILICDSDIKTENSDSLQISLMQLFLQRNIEIELFEINRDNVKNCIGCFGCWIKTPGECVIDDSLNSINKAYVNSDLAIYLTPVVFGQYSSNIKNVIDRFIPTVLPFFEKKNGTTAHPKRYEKYPKQILIGYSDDLTKEEKDTFITLTSGKYTKSFDKVLLSVSDKDNENIINQIL; this is translated from the coding sequence ATGAAAGCTATACTTATTTGTGATAGTGATATTAAAACTGAAAATAGTGACTCTTTACAGATATCATTGATGCAACTATTTTTACAAAGAAATATTGAAATAGAATTGTTTGAGATTAATAGGGATAACGTAAAAAACTGCATAGGATGTTTCGGATGTTGGATAAAAACCCCAGGGGAATGTGTTATTGATGATTCATTAAATAGCATTAATAAAGCATATGTTAATTCAGATTTAGCTATTTATCTTACTCCAGTAGTTTTTGGACAATACAGCTCTAATATAAAGAATGTTATAGATAGATTTATTCCAACTGTTTTACCTTTCTTTGAAAAAAAGAATGGTACCACAGCTCATCCTAAAAGATATGAGAAATACCCAAAGCAAATATTGATAGGGTATAGTGATGACTTAACAAAAGAAGAAAAAGACACATTTATTACTTTAACCAGTGGTAAGTATACTAAAAGCTTTGATAAAGTTTTACTATCTGTTTCAGATAAAGATAATGAAAATATTATTAATCAGATATTGTAG
- a CDS encoding NAD(P)H-dependent oxidoreductase, which yields MKNICFINGSPKGKGSNSLLFLNRLDEDMNENNYNRFYIHVTSSIHSGKIEEDFKTMSHADVIVFAFPLYVFSLPGVLMRFLEDYYIYLKNNNKSPENVRVYAIVNCGFPEPTINDEAIRVLKNFCVRLNLNWRFAVSIGMGEVVGSTKDIKFMQRLCSKIYSSLYEINKDIENNIETLVENKYVAPNFPIFLFGEIGKLNWINTAKKNGLSKNDLYKKPYMT from the coding sequence ATGAAAAATATTTGTTTTATTAATGGAAGTCCCAAAGGAAAAGGATCAAATTCACTCCTTTTTCTTAACAGACTGGATGAAGATATGAATGAAAACAATTATAATAGATTTTATATTCATGTTACCTCAAGTATTCATTCTGGCAAAATTGAAGAGGATTTTAAAACAATGTCCCATGCAGATGTCATCGTTTTTGCCTTCCCTCTATATGTTTTTTCTCTGCCTGGTGTATTAATGAGATTTTTAGAAGATTATTATATATACTTGAAAAACAATAATAAATCACCTGAAAATGTACGAGTATACGCCATTGTAAATTGCGGGTTTCCCGAACCTACAATAAATGATGAAGCTATTCGAGTGTTAAAAAATTTTTGTGTTAGATTGAATTTAAATTGGAGATTTGCTGTTTCGATAGGCATGGGAGAGGTAGTAGGCTCAACAAAAGACATAAAGTTCATGCAAAGGCTATGCTCAAAAATATACTCTTCACTCTACGAAATTAATAAGGACATTGAAAACAACATTGAGACACTTGTTGAAAATAAATATGTAGCACCAAACTTTCCGATATTTTTATTCGGAGAAATCGGAAAATTAAATTGGATAAATACTGCAAAAAAAAATGGGCTATCTAAGAATGACTTGTATAAAAAGCCTTACATGACTTAA